A window of the Ostrea edulis chromosome 1, xbOstEdul1.1, whole genome shotgun sequence genome harbors these coding sequences:
- the LOC125659824 gene encoding uncharacterized protein LOC125659824: MKQRKIQTLGRSTNQKENSDRINRKPGRKDESSIKNGQNQHADIFPRYSEWIVFLVTILLRFHYVSQKQNWWILHPDEIFQSMEVAFSELHGYGFRPYEFLPPASGPNVTSARAQERMLGMYALRSFIYPRILAGVGYVSQLLGFHGSLYMVWRMFHAGITSCLPLSIYIFCRNATGNRDISMISCILVASSTHLWVFGTHTFLNSFLSPFVFIILGYLTSFLTALSKEKNTENCEETYKKDMEHNNNIQIQQNGNGAVHNSPFSVHQLKSNSVKKVSRTDFSPCNVFLMGYFTGLFIYMRPDLCVLLITVLSPHIPSVLVRFKHIISHFELYVCIVSSVMGILTGALDDFLSYGRFVVTPLQWLSFNVLNGYAKRMFGTMPNSFYIHMFFGNITLIFLSLCIICVFVYTINKSSVVLVFLKKSLFSFTSLFIIYSYQGHKEARFLHDAIVVFYICSGVSLYVCVQEISYRLRSFCDSRYMEHVTHWFLLLWFISSQYQMMPNSRDNSIKLWAYEEKTDSHDVNVCLDFISQQTEVTGVFIDRDMHMTGGYSILKKNIPWFSLINTEFREFSKKSRLELQSFYGTRKVSTTSQISNYIHIQNTPFLLKCLIRQKEYNYLVMKITRQFINQGYVEVFRYGTMRVLKRTNDLQEEKMLATLERTISDSKNSTVLKYEGQWLAMYGNYDLAKEKFSRAAEIQSDLQVHQFLIELHRKISEPENTKAVFKNCLQKFSSDDCLKPAEKIALFEHERITLR, from the exons ATGAAACAGCGTAAAATTCAGACATTGGGTCGATCCACGAACCAGAAAGAAAACTCGGATAGAATCAATCGAAAGCCTGGAAGAAAGGATGAAAGTTCCATTAAGAACGGGCAAAACCAACACGCTGATATATTCCCAAGATATTCTGAATGGATTGTGTTTTTGGTAACCATTCTTCTGAGATTTCATTATGTTTCTCAAAAACAAAACTGGTGGATTCTACATCCTGACGAAATATTTCAATCGATGGAGG TTGCCTTCTCGGAATTGCACGGTTATGGTTTTCGACCTTATGAATTCCTTCCTCCAGCTTCCGGACCGAATGTGACGTCAGCGAGAGCACAAGAGAGGATGCTGGGAATGTATGCTCTGAGGTCTTTCATATATCCTAGAATTTTGGCAGGCGTCGGTTATGTTAGCCAGCTACTGGGTTTTCACGGAAGTCTTTACATG GTTTGGAGAATGTTCCATGCTGGTATAACGTCATGTCTCCCGCTCTCCATCTACATCTTCTGTAGGAATGCCACTGGAAATCGCGATATCTCTATGATCTCATGCATTCTCGTGGCTTCGTCAACACATCTCTGGGTGTTCGGAACACATACATTTCTGAATTCTTTCCTCTCACCATTTGTATTTATCATACTTGGATATCTGACATCCTTTCTTACTGCATTATCAAAGGAGAAAAATACCGAAAATTGCGAAGAGACTTACAAGAAAGACATGGAACATAACAACAACATACAAATACAGCAAAATGGCAATGGAGCAGTACATAATTCTCCATTCAGCGTGCACCAACTAAAATCCAATTCTGTGAAAAAAGTCAGCAGAACGGATTTCAGCCCATGTAATGTATTTCTGATGGGGTATTTTACCGGCTTATTCATTTACATGCGTCCAGATCTGTGTGTTCTTCTTATAACTGTCTTATCACCGCACATACCTTCAGTTTTGGTGCGTTTCAAACATATCATTTCACATTTTGAGTTGTATGTTTGTATTGTAAGCAGTGTTATGGGAATTCTGACGGGTGCTCTAGACGATTTTTTGTCCTATGGTAGATTTGTTGTGACACCTCTGCAATGGTTGTCGTTTAACGTCCTAAATGGGTATGCAAAACGGATGTTTGGGACAATGCCTAATTCATTCTATATTCACATGTTCTTCGGAAATATAACATTAATCTTTTTATCGCTTTGTATCATTTGCGTTTTTGTCTATACCATCAACAAGTCATCAGTAGTGctggttttcttaaaaaaatcGCTGTTCTCCTTTACAAGCCTTTTCATCATATATTCATACCAAGGACATAAAGAGGCGAGATTTCTACACGATGCAATAGTCGTATTCTACATCTGCTCTGGTGTTTCGTTGTATGTTTGTGTTCAAGAAATTTCATACCGTTTAAGATCGTTTTGCGATTCCCGTTATATGGAGCATGTAACCCATTGGTTTTTATTGCTATGGTTTATATCTAGTCAATACCAAATGATGCCAAATTCTCGTGACAATTCAATAAAACTTTGGGCTTATGAGGAAAAAACAGATAGTCATGATGTCAATGTGTGCTTGGATTTCATAAGTCAACAAACTGAGGTTACAGGTGTATTTATTGACAGAGATATGCATATGACGGGTGGATACTCgattctgaaaaaaaatattccatGGTTTTCTCTGATCAATACCGAATTTAGAGAGTTTTCAAAGAAAAGTCGATTGGAATTGCAATCGTTCTATGGTACACGAAAGGTTTCAACAACATCGCAAATTTCCAActatattcatattcaaaacacaCCCTTTCTTTTGAAATGCCTTATACGACAAAAAGAATACAATTACCTGGTTATGAAGATCACTCGTCAATTTATAAATCAGGGTTATGTGGAAGTTTTTAGATATGGAACTATGCGCGTGTTAAAGCGTACGAATGATTTACAAGAAGAGAAAATGTTGGCAACGTTAGAGAGAACCATTTCAGACAGCAAAAATTCCACAGTATTAAAATACGAAGGTCAGTGGTTGGCGATGTATGGGAACTATGATCTTGCCAAGGAAAAATTCAGTAGGGCAGCTGAAATACAATCGGATTTACAAGTACATCAATTTCTGATTGAACTTCACAGAAAGATAAGTGAACCAGAAAACACAAAAGCCGTATTTAAAAACTGCTTGCAGAAGTTTAGTAGTGACGACTGCCTGAAACCGGCGGAGAAAATCGCACTGTTTGAGCACGAGAGAATAACTTTGAGATGA
- the LOC125659813 gene encoding uncharacterized protein LOC125659813 → MRRIVDQCCSILILFCLPSSLLSIQNRKPNCTFPDFLERDKLWRSATEFHDWETMYFNGDYIDIRQNDLRFEKRCEEIIDREKGKYIVVHLPKQGGVNVRPLYSCMQFLKRSDSVVQIKESNPSDFTLSMCHEQNMILKNRPIIKFPIEDNASIKCPFSGGYNLKITYKNELKCGFSVISPRLESECEEGDGVTLDFRTADCKLDDDHGLKDNLRCLASWTDRTAEHNYTFVVLANDRRFPQCMRLEGNLSDLKRATLFRDGKCVVNDRDSYSQTIEKVILEFEKMVVSNLCENEFDYCSQEPACSKYKKYCHKSCRGCQPETNVCSFPEELKGSWHTDLKSTPSVINISTYNLHLPGEGNFKCVGKANSTKENIYRLALLHIFENGCFPRMTCFEYKKASKMTLEYKFGKRVEWPLFPLDKMISETCQNKQLRKPFSIAVNGASIYTTSCQLPSDFGFKSGHIYLRDSKSQDYCIAYYEYTLTRSDKFNMVDINTTEPVNREHLCLSSEQFQDGSVFVITTSLSDRSYKCWGFMGSGQTRRIVQLSLEHCNKNSLNLLIHGHHIPVNSFIVLEKPKNVCPFYIDIATDPGRIPLPNASASHSPPPSQETTPPIYRTPPNPGSISATVNRGCPRVHFSALPILLSCILAYTFI, encoded by the coding sequence ATGAGAAGAATCGTTGACCAGTGCTGTTCTATTCTAATTCTGTTTTGTCTTCCgtcttcacttttgagtatccAAAATAGGAAACCAAACTGCACATTTCCGGATTTTTTAGAGAGAGACAAACTCTGGCGCAGTGCGACGGAATTTCACGACTGGGAAACAATGTATTTCAATGGAGATTACATCGATATTAGACAAAATGACCTACGCTTTGAAAAAAGATGTGAAGAGATCATAGACCgtgaaaaaggaaaatatatagtGGTTCATTTACCCAAACAAGGCGGAGTAAACGTAAGGCCTCTGTATTCGTGTATGCAGTTTCTTAAAAGGTCTGATTCTGTGGTTCAAATCAAAGAATCAAATCCTTCAGACTTTACTCTTTCAATGTGCCACGAACAAAACATGATTCTAAAAAATCGTCCCATTATCAAGTTTCCTATTGAGGACAACGCGTCTATAAAATGTCCCTTTTCTGGAggatataatttgaaaataacttACAAAAATGAACTGAAGTGTGGATTTTCCGTCATTTCCCCTCGGTTGGAAAGTGAGTGTGAAGAGGGAGATGGCGTTACTTTGGATTTTCGGACAGCCGACTGTAAACTGGATGACGACCATGGTCTGAAAGATAACCTAAGATGTTTAGCATCGTGGACAGACAGAACGGCTGAACATAATTACACATTCGTTGTTTTAGCAAATGATCGAAGGTTTCCACAGTGTATGAGATTGGAAGGAAATTTGTCAGATTTGAAAAGAGCCACCTTATTTCGTGATGGTAAATGTGTCGTCAATGACAGAGACAGTTATTCGCAGACGATAGAGAAAGTAATCCTAGAATTCGAGAAAATGGTAGTTTCAAATCTCTGTGAAAACGAATTCGACTACTGTTCACAGGAGCCAGCCTGTTCTAAGTACAAAAAATATTGCCATAAGTCGTGTCGCGGCTGCCAACCAGAAACTAACGTATGCTCATTTCCCGAGGAATTGAAAGGCTCTTGGCATACCGATTTGAAATCCACTCCCAGCGTAATCAACATATCTACGTACAACTTGCATTTGCCTGGCGAAGGCAACTTCAAATGTGTTGGAAAAGCCAATTCTACCAAGGAAAACATATATAGACTAGCTCTGCTTCACATTTTCGAGAACGGCTGCTTTCCTAGAATGACATGTTTTGAGTACAAAAAGGCATCGAAAATGACATTAGAGTACAAATTTGGAAAAAGGGTTGAGTGGCCACTGTTTCCGCTTGATAAAATGATATCAGAAACATGCCAAAATAAGCAGTTAAGGAAACCGTTCTCTATAGCCGTGAATGGGGCTTCAATTTATACCACTAGTTGCCAACTTCCCAGTGATTTCGGTTTTAAATCTGGTCATATTTATCTTCGGGATTCCAAATCGCAAGATTATTGCATTGCTTATTATGAATATACTTTAACTAGAAGTGACAAATTCAATATGGTGGATATCAATACTACAGAACCCGTAAACAGGGAACATCTGTGCCTGTCATCTGAACAATTCCAAGATGGCAGTGTATTTGTGATCACGACATCGCTGTCCGACAGGTCATACAAATGTTGGGGATTCATGGGAAGTGGTCAGACGCGAAGAATCGTTCAACTTAGTCTCGAACATTGCAATAAAAACTCACTTAACTTGTTAATACACGGTCATCACATACCTGTTAACTCATTCATTGTGCTAGAAAAACCTAAAAATGTGTGTCCGttttatattgatattgcaACTGATCCCGGTCGCATTCCACTTCCGAATGCATCGGCTTCTCATTCCCCACCCCCATCACAGGAAACCACGCCACCAATTTACAGGACACCTCCTAATCCCGGATCCATTTCTGCGACTGTGAATCGCGGTTGTCCCAGAGTACATTTTTCTGCACTTCCTATTTTGCTGTCTTGTATTTTAGCATATACCTTTATTTGA